The sequence TTGCACACGTTGGTCACCGAATAACTAGGACCCCGATTGTATTGAACAGCTTCGGCGTATATTGTACTCAAGAAGTCTTTGATATCGAAGCTTGCGTTCAATGGACTGGaaatataattgtatatatgGACGAAATAAGTATAAATTGTAGATtagttgaattttatttttaacaaaaaagtcTTTCTTACGCGCAAGTTTTGAATTGTTTGCTAAGGATTAAGAGACCATTGGGTTTGGCAGCAACTCTATCGATTTCTTTCCAAGATTTGCGGATCATGTTATAACATCTCTCACTCGTTCCCTTGAGGAATATATGGAAGAAGAAAAGATGAAATCAGTATTTAGTTAGACTACAATTAAATAACCTAAAACAAAAATTAGTGAAAAACGGAAtagtagaaataaaaatatagaaaaagatATCTTATGTATTAATATGTTCTGTAGTAATTGAATAACTGAATAATTATTATTACCTTAATAACCTTGGTTACAATATAATAGTAACCAAATTTAGGACGAGTATCTTCAAAGTAGAGAAGAGGAGCTGAAGATGCTAATGCCCCGAGTGCTATGTGCGGATATTTTAGCCTGAACCATGCCGCTAACACTGTGTACCaagaaacataaaagaaaatgaTTATTCATTTTACCTTTTATTAATCATATAACGATATTTAATATTATCACTGAGAAATCATATAGAATACTCCACCCTAAGCAAGATTTCATATAGTAATCATAGTAAAATGTTAAATGGTAACTAtatcaaataaacaaaataccATATACTGATGGTAGTAAAATGTTCAAGGGTACACCATAGACCACAAAGGTTATGGTTacgatattttgtatatatggtatctatatgtatatatagtagTGAGTATGGACTTACTTCCACCATATGATCCTCCTATGACAATGATAGGACTGTGTTTGGTTGAGTACTTTTCTTTAACATGCAAGAGAATTGATGCATAGTCTGCTAAAGCTTGTGCTGCATTCAAATATCCCAAGGTACTCGCGTTCTTCAATGCTTCTTCTGCAGAACCAAATGGCATCGTCTTCCCATAATACCTATGCTGCGTTATATATGGTATACATTTACATACATACAATGTTAAAGATATATCTAATCTAACCGCGCAGTTCTTTATAGCCACACACACCTCTATGTAGACAAGGAGCGCCTTTAAACGAGGACCGTTGTCACGAAGAAAACCGATGGCAGACAAATCCGAATCTAACGAGGATTCTTCTCCAAGAAACGCTAATATCGGTGCATTGTCTTTAGCACCAGCCCAGTGTTTTGAATCGATGGCGTATCTTTGTTGAAATGTCATGTAGCTTTTTGGTGTGAATGTGAAGTGGTCGAGATTCTGATTAAAGTAGAACATTTTTAGATCGGGGTCGTTTAGTTTTTGCGTCGGTGAATCAGGTTCATTCTTTAGCATTTTTGGGGAAATCCCAAGTCGAGGGATCTTGCAGTGAGCAAGAGTGATGAAAAAAGATGACGATGTTGAGAATATCAGTAGAAGGAGAATTGGAAACGTAAGAGACATTTTAAGTGTTTTGTTTAATCCTAGTAACTTTAGTGTGGTATATTAATGATCTCTAAGTTGGCGTAAGCTCATGCAAGCCTTTATATAGTTGCCAAAAAGTTATAATCCCTTTTGTCGTGCGaattgttttctatataattcaaatatttgtATACGTgcattcttttatatatatgtatgtatatataaaccGTTACCCattcatttttatgtgtgttacGTGGAAACGGAAACGGATACGTGGAAGcggaaacggaagcgggtacgtggaagcaGAAGCGTAAAGAAGCGCAAAagcaaaattttttaaaaatattaagaagcggatacgtgttggaagcatatatccatatatatatatacatatatataaaaaaatttaaaaaattaagactaaaaattatatgatttaaatttgaaacaaaacatttattcatttataataattttgaaatgattttatattaaaactgtaaaaatacacataaattaagtttataaaaaaatattatattagttatttttaatacttcataaataattgacgCAATATATTTCAatgtgctatatctttaataaaaaatttcaatgcataaagataatttatagtattagttttaatatttgtatatttataactcaatattcattactattattatttttattttatatagattaaaactatggttttattttttactgatatacattgcatttttttaaaaacggaagcgtgattctaacaggtttttaaagaaaatattttagaaacctTTTGGAAGCGCAAGTTTCCGATTCCGGTTGGGAACCGGACGTCGGATGAAGCTTCCGTGAAACATAGTAATGTatactaaaaaaaatctatcttttAACCACGGACTTGGACAAAGACAACTCTTTGATTACCACAAATTTGTCACAATTGActacaaatttgttttctacttAATTTGTTGTCAAAGTATGGCTAATCAAatgacaaagaaacaaaaattctTCTCAAATTATTTAGGggcctgttaaaaaaaaattaacaacattatataaagaaattaataatttatttttaaagttaatactttaatctatatattttaattttattttaaaattttgtgctTTGAATTTATaagtataattaaaaatttaaagttttagaaTCTTTTTGACCGTTCAACTTGCAAGTGAAACTATACGGCTATGCGTTCGTCTCAGCTATAGCCTGGCCACGATGTTTGTGTGGCAAACGAAACATTGCCAACGTTATGAGCCAAAGCCAATTTCTGGCTACCTAGCTACATTTAAGCCGCATAGTATccttaaaaaaaagatttttgtcACATACATATACTAGTCAGAATTGCAATGTTTACTTTATCACAAACTTATACATATTATGTGACCTTTAACTTATTACGTAGAACCAACTCACACGGTAATCTttctcaaaagaaaagaaaaaaaaactcacacgGTAATGGAACATCCGTGGAAAATCCTTGGCAGATCATTTAGATAATTTAAGGTTTTTCGTTAGTTGCATATATAGGACAATTTTCGTTATTTAGAAGATTcacaaatttttgttttgtttataatttttttttttggtaaaatgttaaattattataccaagatttttcaagttttttacaGAACAACATagaaacaaagaagcagaaTGCAGTAATTGAATCTAAACAAAGCACCTAACCGACAGCAAACCGAAAGAAATAAAATCGAATCCTGAAATTGAACCAAACGCCAACGGAGAAGTGAAGGTTCTTAGACGAGGAATGAGTGGAATGGTCTATACAGTTGCCGCGAGCTACCGGAGAGAAAGGCGCCCTCAAACCTTGAAACACACGGCTCCTACAGCTTCTGCTTCGACCCCCACCACAACACCTGCGCAAAGAAACACAACTCGAACTCACAAGCTCATCCAATATCCCTCTCCGGCAGCACGAAGCGAAGTCCATAACCGGCAATGCCGTCGTTCGAGGAGGAGGGCCAGAGATTGCTGCCTCAAACACTCCAACCCGGGACCGTATACACTCCTTTAACCCGAGACCCATATAGAGTAAAGGGACTGGTTAGGCACATCCGCCTCCGGAGAAAAAGACCATCAAACTACCAAGGAGTCCGATAACCCAACTGGAGCCAGTCCGCAAACGTTGGACCCAATCCTCCTTCACGCAGTCAACCGTCGAGAAGATGACGAGAGGAAAGAGAAAGGAGCGCTGAGTGCCACACCGTTAAACCTACTCCGTCTTCGAGGATAAATCAACCACTCCACCGACCAACAAGTCGAGACAAGCGGAGGAGATCGCTCCAATACGCGCCGCCACCGGAGAGAAACCCTAGGAGAGACGATGACCCACCAAAGGAGACACTCCACGCGCTTCTTCCAGAGACCACCAGAAGACCGAAGAGGATAAGAGAAGCAAGAGATTCGCAAACCCACTTGCTCCAATCCACACCTAGGAGTCCCACCGCACAGCCAAACGCCACGCCACACCGTAGAGAACCCAGGAAGATTGTTTAACGACTCACACGCCACCACATCTCGAAGAACCACAGCCAGAGACAGAGAAAATCCCTCGGACAGAGACCCCTcaacagaacagaacagagaCACGGCGGAGGCAGAGACCGTCCTCAAGCCTCACCTGAACCGCCACGAACGCGTCCGATCTGTAACAGGAACCGCCGGATCTGTACCAAGGAGGACCCGACTGCGTTCAGCCCATAACCGCAAACAAAGAGAAAGACAACGGAGATAACAAGAGGAacggaaggagaagagaggagagagacaCCCGGAAGCTCCGGCGACCACCAGAAAGGACACGGCGGCCGCCGGGGaaggcgaaaaccctaatttgaaAACCTTATGTAGAGAGAGGCGAGAGAGAAATGAAGATGAGAGAGAAAAACCTAAACTTTCGTTTGCTTAAAAAGGTGGTCCTAACCACTAGCCTacttgaaacttttttttttttttttttttttttttttttttttaaaatttgttaaaatgTAGGTCAATATTTTAACCAAACACTTTCTTTGACTTGTCCGAAATGTTTGATGGGGGACAACGACCTCCAACAACGGTGCTCTCGTTCCTGATGTTTCAATGGAATATTATCAACCACTATCAATATGCATTTGCTAActtcatttttatttctattacagTATTGACTACATAGAGAGCACATTGAGCATATTGATGATTTTAACATATGAGAGATATTCTTTTTGGTTGGACATTTGTAATGTTTTTTGTACTGTGTACTGTACATAATTAATTCGAAATTTATCATTTTCACCTGTTATTGCTGCCtaattttttaactttctgAATGCTATCGTTGTAGCAGTGAATGTTAATAATGATGTCATAAATAGTCTTATATAGTATTATAAAAGGATGTTGCGTTAAAGTAACTCAAATAATTTACTTTCCATATATTGATGTTGTCATGCTGGTAAAGGTTGCGCGTGCAAAGCGACGTGCATATTTTCATCCAGATCTGGCTTTTGGCACCACAAATGTACATGCTTGCTTCATGAATCTGCTATCGTTTCTTTACTTCTCTTATCAGGGCCGTCTAACAGCACGTTCAAGTGGAGCGGTCAAACATGGTccaagtaaaaaataaaaaaaaatgaagaatttttgtaaataaatatataatttatgatatAAAACTTTAAACTTTTAGATATAGCACTAAATTTAGAGCTTATAgcttataatttcaaaaaacgtcaaatatatataaataaagctatatattttttaaaattactcCATCACattgttaaatatataattaatttttttttgaacagggtCCGTAAATAATTCTAGACGGCCCTGTCTCTTATGTATAGTTTATAAACACCAGATCTTATCATACATTAGTGCTTTGGCCAAGACCTTTTCTATAATGGGTGATATACTTTATTAAGCAAACAAATAACTAAATAACTGTGAATACAAAGAAAATCCTTTATGAGTCAGCCATTgacagagtttttttttttaaaacaattgcTCACACTTTCACTTCCATTTTGTGGATAAAACATATAGAATCTTCAACTTATAGTTTATACAGATAGGAAACAAACATAAATCATTATTCTACAGACAAGATTAGTCCGTAAGAACGAATAAAAGTTAAGAAACCAGTCTCCTTGTGAACCAATATTCCGTTCTTTAGTTTCGGAACATGACATTCATCAACCCGTATGCTAGATAAATTAAAGTGAATATTTTCATAATGCACTCATACACTACAACATATGTACCGTTGCTAAAACTAAAAGTAATCAAACACTCAatcatatatatgatttttatttgcGTGGGGACAGTTTCTACCGAGTGTGTTTGAGGACCCAGCCTCTTTGCTTGTAATGGGAGTGAGctatttttcaaccattaattttGACCAAAATTCTATTGaaaagtatatattatttaataaagttCTTCACTTCAAATGGTAATTTTATTCTTTCATTAGGTTCAGACTATCTAGTCTGTGTTCACATCTTATTTTTATGTCTCTTT comes from Brassica rapa cultivar Chiifu-401-42 chromosome A02, CAAS_Brap_v3.01, whole genome shotgun sequence and encodes:
- the LOC103851469 gene encoding lysosomal Pro-X carboxypeptidase, producing MSLTFPILLLLIFSTSSSFFITLAHCKIPRLGISPKMLKNEPDSPTQKLNDPDLKMFYFNQNLDHFTFTPKSYMTFQQRYAIDSKHWAGAKDNAPILAFLGEESSLDSDLSAIGFLRDNGPRLKALLVYIEHRYYGKTMPFGSAEEALKNASTLGYLNAAQALADYASILLHVKEKYSTKHSPIIVIGGSYGGMLAAWFRLKYPHIALGALASSAPLLYFEDTRPKFGYYYIVTKVIKGTSERCYNMIRKSWKEIDRVAAKPNGLLILSKQFKTCAPLNASFDIKDFLSTIYAEAVQYNRGPSYSVTNVCNAIDNNPPNSKKGLLDRIFAGAVALLGNQSCYDTNMFAHPTNNNKAWRWQTCSEIVMPVGYDKQDTMFPTTPFNMTSYIERCKADYGVTPRPHWITTYFGIQDVKLILRKFGSNIIFSNGLSDPYSVGGVLEDISDSVVAIKSNNGSHCQDIVMKMKGDPEWLVMQRDKEIKIIESWISTYQKDLKALNISI